Within the Miscanthus floridulus cultivar M001 chromosome 2, ASM1932011v1, whole genome shotgun sequence genome, the region CCATGATTAATATAATGAAAAGAATAGTCaccatttatatatatacatatccaCGCAATCCCTTTTGTGGTATATGTTGTTAATGACTTCGGCCTTTGGTCTTGCATCTTTGGTCATACTTTGTTTATTGGTAGTACGTAGTAGTAGTACCGGAGGCAATCAACTTGCACTATATCCCAACTCGACACCAGCGCGAGTTTAGTTTATGTCCTACTTATGAACTAATAATGTTATACAATGTGATCTTAGTTTAGACAAAATCTGCCCTTTGATTCGCTCCATTCTCCACTTGCCAAACTGGTCCAAATTTAAATATGGATGGAAATTGATTTTCAGATAATGGAGAGAGGTTAAGATATATATGTTAGGATTCATATTTTCCTGCACAAAGTAGTGAGTTGAAGAATAGCTGATGATGCACTGCTCGACATCAAAAGCAATATAATCCTGGACATTTTCTGATTTCTACTCGTTTTTTTTTCCATTAAAAGTTTCGTTGTGTGTGCATGCTTATATAAGCAGGGGCGAAGGCAAAAATGGAACAATTAATGGGGGTTCGACTATATATGTAACCTGGGCATCCGAGCAGTTGACGATCTTTCACCATATCAGTTGTGGCGTATGACATAGTTACGTTCAGAAAAGTTATATAGTTAAGAAACGACAACCAATATATTTCGTTGTATTTGGCTtgtctaaattttgaatttacgAACCCATCAATCTATGCTCTACCGTGCCCTAGAATCTTATGGTACTTAAGTAATAAAAAAATGTAGAATGCATACAACTAATTTAAATTAATTGTATTTATCTATTGTATCCATTTCCTGGCACAATATCCATTTAGATACTCTATAATCTATAGTCTATATCCAGTTGATAAAGTACCAATTATTCTATATATGTTTTTCATGTTTGTGTTGCACCTCTATGAGTTTTGAATATATATTTTTCATCTATTTTAGTATCTTTGTATAACATCATGAATCTATATTTTGGTTTTAATTTTTTTGTCTTACTAGTTTGTGCAATTTTTTCTTTCCACGTGTTCTAGACTTTCAGTGCATACTGTATCTTTTATATTTTACTAAAAAAATGGATTCTGGTCCTAGATTCTAAACTTGTTACTATAATTGCACAAATAGTCATTTCAACCGACACTCACAAACAATCATTTAAACCTACATTATGGTATTCAAGATGTTGAATTTGTTATATCAGAAAAATTATGTGTCACAGTATTGTTTTATGAAACATAGAGTGATCAAAATTAAATTATAGTATCAAAATGTATAAACTTTTTTGAAGTACTAACTCACAAAAAATATTGTCATAGAGTATTAACATAATTTAAAATGAATTGTTAGTGTTATTAGTACATGATTTGTTAAGAAAACATTTTTTCATGATtgataaattactaaaataaatatttatccaaATGTATACATGTTTGATTAGTCAACATGGGGCACGTAGCACTTACGTTTGCCTTTTAATTTAGGTACAAATGTGTAATTTAGATAATGtactttattattattttttccaTAATATCTTATATTGGTATCTAGTCATAGATTTGAGGGACATTTTATTTTTAATATTATAGGAGTGAGTATTTAGATAGTATAAATTAAAGGGGTTACTTATATCATCTTTCATAATATCGGATGTGGGTAATTTAAAATAAATTTAGAGGGTTATTTCAAATTACTTTTTTTATAATGGTAAACATAGGTAGTTTAGATCCTAATTTAGGTGGTTATTtaaattatcttttataatgtactactacacatatgatttTGCAAGACGGTGtctttttattaaccgaggcggtcaaaaAATCCAGCCGCCTCGAAAATTGTTGggcgattaacggaggcggtcattTTTATTTACGGAGGTGGTCAAAAAATGCCTGCCTCAAAAAATGAATTTATGGAGGCGGGCACCTTAAgacaaccgcctctaaaaatggccTATTTCTGGAGGCGGTCATTTTAAGGTGCCCGCCTGCATAAATCCATTTTCCGAGGCGGACACACTATTAGGCCCCCCTCTAAAAAAGCTGAGGCCCAACAAGCCCATGCGAAGCCCGATAGCTgtcttcatatatatacatgaacTTAGGCTTCAGCACTGCCATCTCTCTTCCTCTCACTCTCCCTCCTCAGCCGAGCGGCGCCTCCTCTCTCCCTACCTCCCTCCCTCAGCAGAGTGGCCACCTCGtgctcctcccctcctcctccctcccactCACGCgcgctcctcccctcctcctcccacATACGAGCCATGGCCGGCGCCACCTCAAGCTCCTCTGCTGCTTGCGGCTTCTCCATCCACGCAGTGCTCCTTGCGACGTCACTCGTGTGCGCCGCGTGCCTCTTAGACTCCGGGGAGGCTTCGGGGGTGGCGGCCAGGGCCCAGATCCAGCGGTGCCTCCGTCCTTGCATTCTCTTcaccggcggtggtggtggatctgGCCCCCCTCCTCCTTGCCGGTGGCGGATCtggccccctcctcctcctcctccccgatAGTGGATCTGCCCCCCTCCTCCTCGGTGGTGGCAGATCTGGCCCCCTCCTCGTCGGCGATGACGGATCCAGCCCCCTCCTTGTCGGCGGTGGCGGATTCAGCTCCCTCCTCGTCAGTGGTGGCGGATATGGCCCCCTCTTCGTTGGAAGTGGCGGATCCGGCCCCCTACTCATCGGAGGTGGCGGATCCGGCCCCTTGCTcctccccggcggcggatccggccccTTCCTCCTCGACGACAGCAGATCcagcctcttcctcctcctcggtgGTGGATCGAGTGCGAGGCCTCCCCGTCTCCACCAGATCCGGCTGTAGGGGCTCCATGTGCGGATCCGGTGGCCAGGCGCGGATCTGGTGGTGGCGGATCTAGGACGGCGGCGACGTGGCTAGGCTCGACATCTGGCCCATATGGGCTGGCGTTGGGCTCAGCtgcttttttattattttaattCGATTTACGGAGGTGGGCAAAAGCAACCGCCTCCATAGGTCactgattaaccgtgacctttgattggaggcggttgcaatgccTGCCTCCATTAATCCTTTTTGTCCGCGTCCAATAAGATTTCTGTAGCAGTGATGGTGAATGTGGGTAATCTATATGCAAACTGAAGGGGTTACTTTATTTGTTTTTAACAATGACGgaggtgggtaattttttttggaaaatggaaTAGATCCAATGGGTATTACTACTAGTGATGGTAATCAGAGTCTACCAAATAAAAAGCTAGATGCTTATGATTACTATGAGAATTtataggatttatctttttttttagcGTGTCTTATGAGGATTAATATGGAGGCTCTATTAgaggcctctaattagtaattttaagatttttgaagcTTTGAGATTGGAGACATTGTGATATGTGGGACGCGGCCATCTAATCTTTAGATTGATTGTCATTAGTGTGTCTTGTCTTCGTATTAAACTTTGGCTGGATGTATGCTTTGTTGAAGAAGCCGGGAGAGCTTCTTGAAAATGGTGAATATGTATAGAAGCAGTGAGTAGTAAATCTTCAATTTTGCATGAGTAATAATTAATTTAGAACCATGGCATTTGGTATTGAATCATTCAGATCCATATTCCTATCATATTCTTCTTCTATATACGCACTTAGAACTTACCAACTTACACCAAGTCATTAACCCATAATGCACGCCGAAGCCTGTCTTAGATATTTATTAAGAGTTGAAACGAGAAGTAAGAAGTTGCACTACTTTTTCACCCAAAAAAGAAGTGCCAGTTGCCAAATTGCTGACATTCTGTGTGTCACTTGAATAGCcttttcgcttgttggtttcagccaaccTAAATCagtcagccaatagtatttttctctcacaacaaacaacaccagccagcctaaaccagcgaacaggccggaaGTAAGAAAATTGAATTCTGTTGGCACGCGCTGCCAGTTATGAGTTGACTTACATAAAGTTGCTCGAGTGTCGATCTCtgattaaggccccgtttagttccggaAATTTTTggctttgggctactgtagcactttagtttttatttggcaaaaattgtccaattatggattatttaggcttaaaagattcgtctcatgatttctcggctaactgtgtaattagtttttttttcatctacatttagtactccatacatgtggcGCAAGATTTGATGTGGCGGGGAATCTTGAAATTTTTTGATTTTTGGCTTGGAACTAAACGGGCCTAATTTCCGAAATGAGCCATGTCCATGTGGCTTCGCTGTGACCGTCTTCGTCTTTTGTTTTTATCTGCAGGACTGCAACTGGTCAAACTTGGTGCTACTCTGGAGTACAGTACTACTCAAGCatttattattattacatattatatatataagcaaCCATCATAGTTGATTCTGCTTCCAGTGCAAGGCAGAATTACCAAGCCAGGATATGCTAATGTATGTTTAAGACCTGTCCTATGCTTTCCAATTGTCATTTGTATAAGCAGAGTCAGCTCTACCGATTACTAACTGCAGTCTCTTGATGTGCAAGCTACTGTGAGAATGGTGCTTAGGCGGCGTTGGTACAACAATTATATTAGATGGGTGTTTGGTTTAAGAACCAACCGATTTTAGATGAGATGGTGCACCATGTGGGTTCGTTCTTTAAATTTGGTGGAATAACTTCATTTGCTATACAAGTATTAATTATTAGCTCGAAAGAAACTAGATGGTGATGGAATAGTAAAAAGAAAAGTAGATATCGAGGGAATGATGTACTACATACCGCACTAcacaaaccaagcatcccatatATATTTCTCGTATAATTCAGAGTTGGAAGAGGGTGGCAGTACAATATGAGCCGCGCACCATGGCTCCATTCGGCTTACCTTAAAAGGCAATTTATTCGgctttttttttcagccgaaacagtatttttttctcacaacatttcagctttggcttattttttcagccaatttcagccaaacGAACGAGGCACCTGCTGCGCGTTGCGCCATCTGCAGTTCCGAAAACAGAGAGATCCCTAGCTTCCACAGGAGACACAACCCAAAGGGTAGACCATAGCAGAGCTGGCATGTTCAGAAGTCAGAACAACacatgtttcttttttttccctGACGCAGCCACAGTCGGCTCCGTCTATTCGTTtggttgtggcttgtcgtaaatgatcgtaaattttcagccgaaatagtatttttctctcacacaaaccagccagcggtacttcttcacgaaccagccaaccaaacatgcTGTCAAAGGTTTCCCCACCTGCATGTCAACAGTCTCGGCTAGGCCTGACCACGTAATCATTGGAGAATACCATATGTCTAGATAGTTTCCTGCATGTATTTCGTTTCATGCCCGTTTAACGGATGATCTGTAGCTCGTGTATTCTCAGAAAAAGGAGCCAAAATTAAACGCACTATATGTACAGAATTTCATCAATCCAAACATGCATTATAATACAAAATACAGTACAACACAACAAAAACGGTGCGCTAGCAGCAGGTTCCGATTCCAACTTATGTTGGAGAAACTGTCAGCTACAATACGTACACCGTGTAACATTACATGCATGGGGGGCAAAACACTTGTGCTTTCTCTAACCTCACACACCCGGCTGCACCTTGGGGGACTTGCCGGAGCCGCCGTCGGCCGCCACTACGGCGCGGCAGAGCGGGCAGGTGACGTGCGACCGGAACCACCTGTCCACGCACTCGGCGTGGAACCTGTGCCCGCACCGCGGCAGCACCCGGCCGGTCTCGCCGTCCCGGAGCTCGCCTAGGCACACCGCGCACTCCACCGCCGTCCcctcggcgccggcgccgcccacCGCAGCCTCATCAGCGGAGGAGCCGTGCACGTACACGGGCAGCGCCAGGAGGTCGGCCTCCCCGAGGCCGCCCGACCGCGGTGGTGCGCACGGCGGCGTGCTGGTAGCCGACGATGAGAATAATGCCCCCTCCGAGGCACCGTGTGCCGATTCCTCCTGCACTTGCGGAGAGACGGCGGCGCCTTCCTGGGCTGTCCCCGTGAAGAAGACGCGCCAGATGATGGCGGTGAAAAAGAGCGCCGCGACGACGACGTTGCCCGCGATGGCGACCTTCACGGCCGCCCCGTGCAGGTGCCACTGTACGACGTGCGGCGCCGGAGGGACGGCGTCAGCGCCGGTGCCATCCGCCGCCGCCTGCGGGACGGTGTCCGGCGTGAGGAACCGCCTGGCCATAGACTCTTATTGGTGCTCTCCGCAGCAGTGTTTATTTGGAGTGTTTGATTGGAATATTGGATACGAACACGACGTTGGAATTGGAATTTGGAATAGATGCTGCCGGCGGCCGGCAAGAGAAAAGAGATTCCTGCGACCGAGCGTGAATCTGTGATTGGCTCGGCGCGACAGGATGCTGCAGTGCTTTATAGCTATTCTCTCGCTTCAGTCGGGAGCACTACTATGAAAACGATTTATACCAACACCATCATTTCTCTGTAGGACGACTCTACAAATGAGAATTAAaaaacctttgtcgagtgccagatcgggagcactcgacaaagaattaaaaaaaattaaaaaaaaacctttgtcgagtgctagatcgggggcactcggcaaagggggaatTTAACCTCGTCGGctgggccggcccacacacaccgcacacacgcacgcgccagcgccgccgcgcgcCCGCACCAGCGCAACACCGCTgccccccgcgccgcgccgccgaaggaggaagagaaggaggccgTCGAAGCAACGGCACCTTCGCATCCGGCCATCTCGGTCGCTATTCTGCAGTGGTGAGCCCCTATGCCGTCTCCgcctgatggatgtggatgcatgaatagattaagatgtcctgGTTAGGGTGCCTTCTAGGACGCTGGTTATGGTGCATAGTTGCAAATCTGAGGTCTAGCATGGATGGATTGTGGATGCATGGATTGATGTTTGTCATAAATTAATATAGCTTATGGAATATATTAGTAATGGGATACTGATCCTGAATTTGTAATCCCTGATTCTTGCTTATCCTGATTACGTTGTTAggtgttccttacataatcttgtgcatgtcggccatcatgccgttcatatatatgtgcatgtcggtcaTCGTGCCGTTAGTTTTCTTGCagattttggaaacctcaccgtgcaggagaggtgctgccgaaattttgtattgacagttttatgtttctttttttttgcagagaagagcccatcggagcgaagccggagtacctcggcgaccccgatcgccttcctcgccgctacgggtctgcctgcaccgcgtcgccactgcaccgacccgccacggccccgctagcctgactccaccgtcactctaggtataacccctctttctgtatcatggtcgtagatcacgtaacccagttaggcgtctcccgttcaaaagagatacggttggaaatatgcagatattttcatatctaaaaccgtatctgttttgaattgtccacgttttttggatagtccgcggatgcgtagatgaggttagtttccatggtctgctccgatccaagacagagtttcgcatcatctcccttttgttctctgga harbors:
- the LOC136537170 gene encoding E3 ubiquitin-protein ligase EL5-like; the encoded protein is MARRFLTPDTVPQAAADGTGADAVPPAPHVVQWHLHGAAVKVAIAGNVVVAALFFTAIIWRVFFTGTAQEGAAVSPQVQEESAHGASEGALFSSSATSTPPCAPPRSGGLGEADLLALPVYVHGSSADEAAVGGAGAEGTAVECAVCLGELRDGETGRVLPRCGHRFHAECVDRWFRSHVTCPLCRAVVAADGGSGKSPKVQPGV